One stretch of bacterium DNA includes these proteins:
- a CDS encoding M81 family metallopeptidase translates to MTAVPKIAIGRISHETNTFSPVPTTLASFQEGEGILEGDALVREHTGAKTGLGGFLEVASGERWQIIGTLAGGATPSGNVAAAAHAALRDRLVARLGAAGPVDGVLLHLHGAMCSDGAPDAEGDICRYVRAAVGPEVPVIVELDLHGNMTAPFCESVDGVFVYRTNPHVDPYERGVDAARCLARILRGELPRPKVCIAKPPMLPPTINMRTAEGPMHDLLEEGRAWEGRPHIVDVSVFGGFPYADFDQAGTSVLVTATDPAAGRECADAMGRRAWELREAFLKPLPPVAEAVERALRLVAGRPGRPVALADVADNPGGGGTGDTTELLRELVRRRAQGAVACVWDPETARQAGQVGLGGTATFRVGGKVAPEAFGAPVEVTGRVAYLSDGEFVGTGPVVRGRKMRCGPTAQIDAGGLKIAVTSVRHAANDRGFFRVAGIEPEREPLLVIKSRGHFRADFEPITHAIIEVDAPGAANPNLDRFQFAHVRRPIWPLDRDLTWSGGRG, encoded by the coding sequence GTGACCGCGGTGCCGAAGATCGCGATCGGACGCATTTCGCACGAGACCAACACGTTTTCGCCGGTCCCGACGACGCTCGCCTCGTTTCAGGAAGGGGAGGGCATCCTCGAGGGGGACGCCCTCGTCCGCGAGCACACCGGCGCCAAGACGGGGCTCGGCGGGTTTCTGGAGGTGGCGTCCGGGGAGCGCTGGCAGATTATCGGGACGCTCGCCGGCGGGGCGACCCCGTCCGGCAACGTCGCGGCCGCCGCGCACGCGGCGCTTCGCGACCGGCTCGTCGCGCGGCTCGGCGCCGCGGGGCCGGTCGACGGCGTGCTGCTCCATCTGCACGGGGCCATGTGCTCCGACGGCGCGCCCGACGCCGAGGGCGACATCTGCCGCTACGTCCGGGCCGCGGTGGGACCCGAAGTCCCGGTGATCGTCGAGCTGGATCTGCACGGCAACATGACGGCCCCGTTCTGCGAGAGCGTCGACGGGGTGTTCGTGTATCGGACCAACCCGCACGTCGATCCGTACGAGCGGGGTGTCGACGCGGCCCGCTGCCTCGCGCGGATCCTCCGCGGCGAGCTGCCGCGCCCGAAGGTCTGCATCGCGAAACCCCCGATGCTGCCGCCCACGATCAACATGCGCACGGCGGAGGGCCCGATGCACGATCTGCTCGAGGAAGGGCGGGCGTGGGAGGGCCGGCCGCACATCGTGGACGTGTCGGTGTTCGGCGGCTTCCCGTACGCGGACTTCGATCAGGCCGGGACGTCGGTGCTCGTGACCGCGACCGATCCCGCGGCCGGGCGCGAGTGCGCGGACGCGATGGGCCGCCGGGCGTGGGAACTGCGCGAGGCGTTTCTCAAGCCGCTGCCGCCGGTTGCCGAGGCGGTCGAGCGCGCGCTGCGTCTCGTCGCCGGGCGTCCCGGCAGGCCCGTCGCGCTCGCCGACGTCGCCGACAACCCCGGGGGCGGCGGCACCGGCGACACGACCGAGCTGCTCCGCGAGCTGGTGCGCCGGCGCGCGCAGGGCGCCGTGGCGTGCGTGTGGGATCCGGAGACCGCGCGCCAGGCGGGGCAGGTGGGGCTCGGCGGGACGGCCACGTTCCGGGTCGGGGGCAAGGTGGCGCCGGAGGCGTTCGGGGCGCCGGTGGAAGTCACAGGACGCGTGGCGTACCTCAGCGACGGCGAGTTCGTCGGCACGGGGCCGGTCGTCCGCGGGCGCAAGATGCGCTGCGGGCCGACCGCGCAGATCGACGCCGGCGGGCTCAAGATCGCGGTCACGTCGGTGCGGCACGCGGCGAACGACCGCGGGTTCTTCCGCGTCGCGGGGATCGAGCCCGAGCGCGAGCCGCTGCTCGTGATCAAGTCGCGCGGGCACTTCCGCGCCGACTTCGAGCCGATCACGCACGCGATCATCGAAGTCGACGCGCCCGGCGCGGCCAACCCGAACCTCGACCGCTTCCAATTCGCCCACGTGCGGCGGCCGATCTGGCCGCTCGACCGCGATCTCACGTGGAGCGGCGGACGTGGCTGA
- a CDS encoding D-2-hydroxyacid dehydrogenase family protein, with product MADPFRVALLDDYQGVALELADWAAFGPRAAVEAFRDHVRDEAALLRRLAPFEAIVAMRERTPFPERILAGLPRLRLLVTTGMRNASIDIEAATRLGVVVCGTEGLAPPTVELTWALILAAVRRIPQEDRATRGGRWQTSLGAGLHGKTLGVIGLGRLGSQVAAIGRAFGMRLLGWSQNLTAARAAECGAERVTKEELLAQSDVVTIHLQLSARTRGLIGADGLRRMKPTAYLVNTSRGPIVDETALVEMLRAGAIAGAAIDVFDEEPLPPGHPFLSLDNLVLSPHLGYVTRENYEIFYRDAAADVAAFLLDAPERVLNPAVLTSPALRRGGER from the coding sequence GTGGCTGACCCCTTTCGGGTCGCGTTGCTCGACGATTATCAGGGCGTGGCCCTCGAGCTGGCCGACTGGGCCGCGTTCGGGCCGCGGGCCGCGGTCGAAGCGTTCCGCGATCACGTCCGCGACGAAGCCGCGCTGCTCCGGCGGCTCGCGCCCTTCGAGGCGATCGTGGCGATGCGCGAGCGCACGCCGTTCCCCGAGCGGATCCTCGCCGGGCTGCCCCGGCTGCGTCTGCTGGTGACGACCGGGATGCGCAACGCGTCGATCGACATCGAAGCGGCCACCCGCCTCGGCGTCGTCGTCTGCGGGACGGAGGGGCTTGCGCCGCCGACCGTCGAGCTGACGTGGGCGTTGATCCTCGCGGCCGTGCGGCGGATCCCGCAGGAGGACCGGGCGACGCGCGGGGGCCGCTGGCAGACGTCGCTGGGCGCCGGCCTCCACGGCAAGACCCTCGGCGTCATCGGCCTCGGCCGGCTCGGGTCGCAGGTCGCCGCGATCGGCCGCGCCTTTGGCATGCGCCTCCTCGGCTGGAGCCAGAACCTCACCGCCGCGCGCGCGGCGGAGTGCGGCGCGGAGCGCGTCACGAAAGAGGAGCTGCTGGCGCAGTCCGACGTGGTGACGATTCACCTGCAGCTGAGCGCCCGGACGAGGGGATTGATCGGCGCGGACGGCCTGCGGCGGATGAAGCCGACCGCCTACCTCGTCAACACCTCGCGGGGACCGATCGTCGACGAAACGGCGCTCGTCGAGATGCTGCGCGCCGGCGCGATCGCGGGAGCGGCGATCGACGTCTTCGACGAAGAGCCGCTGCCGCCGGGGCACCCGTTCCTGTCGCTCGATAACCTCGTGCTCTCGCCCCACCTCGGCTACGTGACGCGCGAGAATTACGAGATCTTCTACCGGGACGCGGCCGCCGACGTGGCGGCATTTCTACTGGACGCCCCGGAGCGGGTGCTGAATCCGGCGGTGCTCACTTCCCCGGCGCTGCGGCGCGGGGGCGAGCGTTAG